In Gossypium hirsutum isolate 1008001.06 chromosome A10, Gossypium_hirsutum_v2.1, whole genome shotgun sequence, the DNA window CTTGCAGGGGTGGTGTTTTAGTGTCACTAGAGCTGGTGTTCGATTTTTCAGTATTCGGTCTTGATCGAACTACAGCAAGCACACCTCTAGCCCTGCATTTTCTCTTATCTGTAACCCCGGAAATGAGATGACCAGAAACGTAACAGGCAGGCGTGGTTGCCGACGTTGCCATTGTTGCAGTACACTGGATCTCTGGAGAAAACGAAGCCTGCAGCGGTGGTGTTTTACTTTTACTCGAGCTAGTGTTCGATTTCTCATCATCGACGAGCCTATTCTTCAAATTACCATTACCAGCAGCTAGATGATCCAATGCAGAACAACTTGCAATCTTACTAGCAGCCATGGGAGCGAACCGAAGCTCCTCGGACTCCTCATAATGCGACTCAACCACAGGATTGAAAACAGCAGGCGTCTCCGAAGTAGATGATTTGGAAGATTTGGAACTCTTAACTCGGTTTAGTTTGTTGGAAACAGATGCAGACGAAGAATTTTCCTTCGTGAAACAGAAGGGTTTGGATCGAGGGAGACGTGAAACGCGAGCAGATTTAGGGGTTCTAGTGTGACAACGGCGATTCAAAGCGGTTTTACGAGTACTACCAGTACCAGTAGCAGCAGGGGAAGAAGAATAAGAACAGTGGGAGAGCAAGAACTTGAGACAACCCTTTGGTGCTTCAATGGAAACAGAAGTAGAAGATGAAAGATGACCGTTGCTGCCATGGATGATGTTTTCAACAGCTTGAAAAGCTCTTCTAGAACCCTGCTATAAGAAAGACGCCAtataaattattcataattttcaaGGAGCCATTCCCAGGATCCCACTAACTTAGCTTAGCATTATCTATTCGAACCGGAAccttcgattcgattcgatttaaGTTCCGATCTGACCTGTAGAATTCAATTCCGGCGTCTATAACATTCGATTCcaattcaactttaaaaaaaaaatcaaaataacgCTCATTAACTACAAAATCTTCTTGAAACTGAACTATTATCACATTGTAGCCTAACTCAAGGTAAAATAATCATTCTAAGAAGTGGATCGGAACTTACAGGATACCGATGTGAACGGATATTAGACAAATGCGAAGGATTTTGTTGTTCTTGTTGTTTCTCATTCAATATCAGCTCAGATGGAGCAACATCATCTTCCTCGTAAAGACCATTTTTCCCTCTTGCTTGAGCATGCTTTGactataaaagaaaaaagcaaaTATAAAATAGATCAATGATCTCGTCTTGCTTCATGAATCAatacaaattttgaaaaacaaaattaagcGGGGGCGGCAGCGGAGGATATACCTGAAGCAACCCAGGCGAGGGAGGAGGGAAGAACATCCTGTGACTTTGGTTGTGGTGGTGCGGCGGCTGCGCAACCGGTGGGGGAGTAGATCTGAAGAATGCGGCGGCGAGACTGTAGAGTTTACGAACTGATACAGTATTTGGGTACGGTAGGGCGGGCTAAAATTTCAAATGTTGGAACCGGTTGGTAACTGGACAACCCGTAGAAATGGAACGTTggattataatatattttatttaaataaattattgtttttttatagttaaaaataatgattattttttgtccttattttttaatattataatctATTGCTGTCATGATGAGCCGCTGCACTTTCTTCTAGCGATTCTTGTCATTTGTTGAAGGGGATAATATATTATTTGGCATCTATATTTAgtttcaatgtttaatttagtatctcaattttttgttttaatttgataCTTGATTTTGGCTctaatgttcaatttgatacctaatctttttttttgataaaataaacaaagagaATTACAAAGAGAAAGTCAGAAACGAGTTAACAAAAGATTTATCAATTTCTAGAATCATTTTAATCTCCAACGGGGGGATCCTCAATGATGTTTAAAGATTCACTACTCGACAGAGCCCTTTTTGCCAAAGCATCAGCTACCCGATTAGTATCTCTAGGAGCATAATTCAAAGACCACTTCTTTTCAAAAGCTAGAACTTGTTGAATCCTTCTTATTAAAGAGTTTTTTGAATCACCCATTTTATTGTCATTGATAGAGATCACGTTCTCAATGTTGTCTGATTGTATAATGACCTCATCATAGCCTTGTTTTTGTAGAATAAGTAGTCCATCTAGTACACCCCACAATTCAGCTGTCGCAATTGAGCATTCCCCCAAGAAGCGATTATAGCCCAAGATCCACTCCCCTTTGTTATCACGTATCACACCACCTGCAGCAGAAAGACCAGACACAGGGTGAACAGCACCATCAGTATTAAGAAAAACGCACGTACCTGAGTTATGATAGGCTGAGAACTGCTTCGGCTGAGAAGTCGTCTCTTCATTATGGACGGAGAGAAAGTGCTTTGCCCAGCTATAAGAGACACTGACAATATCCTTTGGGTGCATAGCATGTCcttaaaaaatggacaaatttcGATTCTTCCCATACTTGAGTTTTTTCTTGTCCCATACAAGTACCTACGTTTGACTTAAATATTCGAATTTTTACATGTGCTTTTCTTTTGTCTCAATTAAGTACCTATATTCTTTTTACCACAGTACATGTGTCAAATATTTGTTTGTGGTTTGGGTACCAATTTGTACACTGTATCCAAACTTAGGTACCAATTTGAGACAAAAATATTTAGATGCcaaattaaacattcaaaacTAATATAGGTACCCCTATTGAAAAACTAAATCCCCAAGCCaatcaattcaataaaaaattaaaataaaaaattgttcatTTCATAAAACATTggtcaaattttgttattattctttTGTATCCTATATTAATTGTGGATTTAATggcaaattttaattaatgtactTTTTTTAATTAGTCAATTTTAAAACTCGATCTCAActctaaatataatcaaattgAGTGAGATGATATACATATTTGCAAATAAAACATACATAAAGCTGGCCCAAACTTTCAATTTGGCAAAACCCATAATAATACATACAAAACATCCATTTACTCTAAGCAATGCCCAAACATAAACAAAAACACAGAGTTTCAAATCAATTAAACCATTTCAGATTATTATCCAAGTTGATAACACAAATAAGTAcctgtatgtatatatataacgaTTAGGGCTGATACTACTACTTCGACATCTAACCTTCCTATACTAAATCAACCAGACCCGACCAATCGACAAGGCTCCAGTTTTTTCTCCTATCTTAGTATTTAAGTGCAAAGAAACACGTCCATGCGGATTAACTATCGGTCCCTCAGATAAAAATGTGCAAAAGAACTGTAAATGCACTTAAACAACACTCTACCTTGCTTCAGTTTTAACAACCTCCCTAAGGTCCTGCTATTACTTCGAAGTCTATACACACTATTAAGATGTAATTTCTGAGCTAAAAAGAAGTAATTCCGATACTATGCTACTGTTGGAAAAAGGCTGATCAAACCTATTTTTCTGGCTTTTAAGCAATAAGACCACTGCATGTATATCTAATTGCTTCCAAAATTTCAAGATGTGCCCTCCACGGAAGACACCTCGCTTTTATTGGAGTTCAGATTGATATTGGACTGTGATTTATCACCTGATGCTGCATCGTTCTGTTTGCTTTCGTTTTTCTTTGAATTGAGAAATCGACCCCCAGATCCTCTTGCTCGTCTCAATGCATGCAAATGACGGGATTCATGCAAGTATGGCTGCAAAATTATTGCGGTGGTGACTAATGAGTCACTGTTGCAAAACCGAATGTAAACATTTAAATGgggaaagaatttaaaaaaaaaagttaacataCTTTCCGAGACTTGATAGCTTTATTCTCTGATTCGGCTTTTGCACGAGATTGTCGACGTCGCAAGATGCCATGATATTGTTTTGCATTAACAAACACAGGCTCCTCAACTGCACCTGATGGCAAAGGAACTCCTGCTTGCTGAATACCCATCAACTGAAGATGGACCTAAAATGAAAGCAAAAATAAGCAAAACTTCAGTCTTAAACTATGCTGCCCCGACTTTacatttttctagaaatacccaTGTCTGACACATTTGAATATGGACATGGGATATTACCCTTCAAGGACCCTCTATATAAcaggaaaaacatagaaaaagttGAACACAGCTGTGTAAAACACATACCCATATCCGACACTCACAATCAAGTCCAGGTAAAATAGGTTTTAGAACCATAATTAAAATTGTGTGACAAAAATTAGGGCCAACATACagagagaaaaaataaagagTATTATACCATAGGTTGACCACCATAGGGCTGCAGAGGATATGGTTGAGCATCATATGGAGCAAATATGCTTCTATAATATGGATCCGGATAAGGGTAAGTAGCCGGTGCCTTCAATGTCATAAGCCAAGgaaacaaataaacttatcagAGATATGTAACAAAATCGGGTCGGAGGTTCAACTGATTGGACCTCCgccaatgttaaaaaaaaaatcagattggAGGTCAAACCACcagtttgatatttatttttaaatgttttaacaCTAATTTAACGTAAAATAGATGAACAGTGAAAACATGCTTCAAAGGCAaagcaaaaatgaaaataaatgttGACGCTAAAAAAGATTTTACTCTGAAGATGGTACCACAGCATGTTGAGATGTCGTGTATGGGATATTTGGGGTTGTGATGGCAGAGGGAGAAAGTCCTGTTGCAGGAGATGACGACTGGTTGTGGGGTTCTGAGTGTTTTTGCTGTTCACCAATTTCGTTATCATCTGGCAGGAGAAAATTAGTTAAAATCAAAACCATAATTAGAGAGCACTCCAAATGAAGAGCAGCCACCAATCAATGTCCAAAAAAGGAAAGCACTTGGACAACTAAGATAGAAAGCATTGGAGGCACAAATAAAACAATAACGCCAACAAACCCCACCAAATGTCTCAGTATTGCATGCATGTAATATAGCGACACAAGGAGCCCTCCCAATAAATGGGATCACAATGAGCGgttaattcaaatttcaaaacgAAGAGCATTAACAGAACAAGGTCAATAAAATGAAAGCACAGAGACAAATAAGATACAATACTTCCAGGCACAAATTAAGACTTATGTTgctccaactcttcatttttctcaacaTTCTTGATTCCGGCACATTTCTGGACATACATGAAAATATCTTCAAATAAACTAAACACACCTTTATCGTTCTTGAATTCACACCTAAGTTGGACTAACATAGATTATTACAACAAAATGAAACCATGCAGCCTAAATCATACCCACTAAATGACCCCAGTACATGTCTTCATTGCACGGGAAAACCCTCAGTAAGAGATACCATCAATAAATGAAATAGCAATGAGGAAATACACAGGAATTCAACAAGCTGGAAACCAAAAGGTCCTTTCAATCccattatttaaatatcatttttctTACCTCGATTGAACTCCgggaaataaaaattaaaacaagcaAATTCGAAAATGAAGAAGGccataaaaatattcaaaattttatccaATCGCAAAGTTCTTAAGAACATGACCATAATGGAACCATAAAACATGAAGTTGACAAAACATATGACAAAAAAAATACCATAAAGATCATGCACAGAGGAAGTCATGACGCTGTTGTGACCAGAGGATCTGCAAACTCAAATCTGGCAGAACAACCAAAAGAAGCAAAGTTAAGACAGTATAAAGAATCAGAGCACTTTCATCAAACAATTTAGATTTTAATCCAAGTCTGTATTCGTACTTTTTGGAGCTTCTCTTGGCATCTTTTAGATTCAAAGCAATTTTCATAAAGATTTGGCAACCAAAAGTTTTTACAAATTACAAGCATGCAACGAAAACAATATGAGCTTGCTTGAGAGAGCATTACTATACCCAGTATCTCTACCTTAAATAGAAGTAAGTAGTCAATTAggcaatgtttgattgctacttCTACTATTTCCCTCAATAAAAGTAAGTTGTTGATTAggcatttttttttattgtaactTTTACTATTTGCCTTTTGCTTCATAAAAAAATtactgaaaagaaaaagaaaatccatGATTACATAAAAATGAAATCTTACTAAAATGcacatgtttttattttctaaaatattacacactttgattttagattattcagaaagatttattttctttagCATCCAAACACACTTCTAAGTTTTGCTTCCCTAAGGAATAAAGAAAAAGTAACACCAAAGAGTATCTTAGTAAAGTGGTAATTGTTACAAATCCTAACAAAAAAATAGTCCGAATTCAAGATAATTAAACCTAAAAGTGTAAACTAAATTTATAGAATACATGATTGAAACATCCCATGAAATTGGTAATTATTGCAACTGGACCATTGCACCTAAAAATGTTTCAAGCAAAATGAGTAAACAAATAAACTCAAGCTCTTCTTTCTTAAATAAACTCAagctcttctttctttttttgcttgTTCTTTTACCACAAGCTACAAATTCATACAATGTCCGATGCATATTTGGATACAAGTAGGTATGACATTCCAAAAGATCCTCCATGTACATAGAAAAAAGTTAAACATACCCATGTCCCGACACCTACACCAATGTCCTGAGTAACATGAACATATCAACTTCAGTTTAGATACTCACTATTAACTGAATTAAAACCTAAAACtggaaaaaaatgaattaaagtgGCTTGGAAAAATTTCCCTCTATCATTCCCTTCCAaacttttaagttttaaattattcTCTTAGTCTGCCCAGTGCCTAATTGCACCGACAGAATGATATGATCACCATGAATTTAAATGAATTCTAAaatcttttcttaaaaaaaaaaaaaactagtccAATGAGCAATATACAAAACGATtgctaagaaaattaaataaatttaactggTGAAAATTCAGAGACCCCGattaaatttagtaaattaacGCGTGCAAAacaaaatcaactcaattaaacaacAGATTTGACTCCTGAAATTAAATGAaagaaagaacataaaaaaaagcTCAAAATCAATGTTATTTTGAAAAGGAATCATTCTTTCACTTAATATTCTTCatgggaaattaaaaaaaaaaaacgaagccGAAAATCCCATATATCACAGCCTTTTTTTACACTTCCACAACATCCAAACGAAATAGGAAACTGAAGTACCAAAAGAGAAAAAACTTTAATAACTCTCTTTTGCTCGAATTTTAGAAGATTTGAGAAagatacaaatttttaaaaaaaataacaaatgatAGTTTATGGATAAATTCTCTATAACTATAAAAAGGAAACagcataaattttaatttgaaaaagaaagcaaaactacAACAACTAGGGTTCATCGACAatcgaaattttaccttaaatAGAGGTGACTGAAATTCTGTATAGCAGAGAGCTGTTTGATTTACGTTTCTTTACGTTTGCCGGAAGATGAAACAACAAATCTCTGCGTATATATGTGTGTTTGGAAACAGAGAAAACGACAAATCAAAGACAAGGAAAATGAAAATCCGGCAGcactgaaaattaaaaaaattactaaattaatgtTTTGAGTTGCggttcaaaaattatttttcatttattttattcgaGCTCATTTTTGTTCTAACTTAAAAATCCGAATTACTCGTCATTagctattaaaatatattttatataattttataattatatctattgaaattaaattaataaattataatttaattgttgTTGATACAATAGAAACtgaatttgaatatattaaaatatattatttttatgtaattttaagtattttataaaaaaataaatataataataacttataacgaagttaatattaaaaaaaatcaaaatcgaatggtaaatttaataaaaatataattaccgaatttgaaataaaatgaaaaaaatttgtcTTTAATTTTCTTAAGATTTTTGTCGTGACGTTTATCATACACGTGGTATGCGGAAGGAAGGATAGGGTACATTCGGTTTCACGAAGGTTCAAGACCATAATGGAATACATTGGctaaattctattattagtctTTGTACTATATgtaagttatcgatttagtcactatactttaatttgatcattttttgtctttgtttttttaattttttaattttcagtcCTGACCAAATGTTAGttgttaaatttataaaattgagtTCTGCTATCTTTCAAAATATGATGCgacaaatatattatcacatgtgtaatttaatattagtttataattttcaaatattattcaaaaaaatagttGATGGGCTTAATTGTTACCATTTTCATCAAGacttaaattttgatatttggaaaaatatagagactaaaaatgatcaaattaaggaaCATTGACTAAATCTACAATTTTACATATAGTacaatttaataacaaaattactGCTATTACTGAGTTAAGattgaatttcaaaagaaaaaaaaagtacaagGTCTAAATTTGACTAATtcaaaaagtaaaaggactaatatTAATCAAACTGAAGTATAGTGACTAGCAGCATCATTTTATGTAtaatgaattgtataaatgatatttttttttcataaagttAATCTACCATTAATTATATTTtgtgataaatattaaatttatacataatctttgatttaatatgcaatttaatacgtaaattttgatttgatgcaaTTTTACACGTGAAATTTAAATTGTAGTTCATGTTGAAATATTATAATTGTTTGTATGTAAAATATCAACTTAAAATAATGCTAATTCAATAATGTTGTTAATGATTTATGAAAAATCACacaaaaccaaatttcatgtataaaattacgcATTCTATCAAAGTTCATTTATAGTGTTTGATATCTATCTCTTGTAATTTTAAatgtgagtttaaaaaaaattccttgATTATAGAAAATTAGTCATGAAGCGCACATGattcaaagttaaaaattaacgTTCATCTTTTCAAAGAtgtaattctaaaaataaaaaattatataaatagctTGGTCAAATATCTATTGTATTAGTTGATTTTCTGAGAATTGACTTTTTGATagctttaaaatatttattcaaaataGATTCCAAAAAACAAATTGGAATTAAATCAGGTCTGACTTAAGATGAGTAAAGCTTATTCAACATTGTTTTATCATTTACAATATTCAAATCTAATATATTATTTGTGGAACATCCAACTCTTTACAACTCTACCTAATGTTTGGTGTTTAACCCAAAAATCCAATTCCTGTCCACGTTATAAATTTGAGATAAATCAATATTTAGTCTCTAAATTTTATTatggtttttaaatttttcatcCACATTAATTTTGAAATTCGGTAACTTTGCTCAATTGATccctaaactttaattttattaatgtatgatgATGTAACTGTAACAcctcctaaccccaaaccgttaccggaacgaggttatgaggcattaccggacatatcagacaacttactaataatttacaattaatataacttttatggtataatataataattgagtccctatcttgaactctcaAAGTTCAAGCACGTGTTAAAAGTAGAACGGAACTTGTTCgaatattctgaattttttttttataaaaatttcggtctgcttatttttacctaaaactttctgcaaattcaaactaaaacaaccagcaccaatttttcacattcatataactaatatttataacattaacataatttcaacttaataactatcatagcatcattcaaaattgattaaaaacttcattcatttaacaacttaatgttcatgtatcaaaatatcatatacttttcttaccatttcatttaaccatctaaatcttataattcaaccttcactacccaaagtaatatgcatattcaagtgactatataacacctatgtacatgccacctttacccaaaagaaaaatatacatcaccaaatttgtgttggagtcgggaatgttctggatgctgaaccgagacacttgacttctactaacctgcgcacggaaacaaccgtacgctgagtatggatatactcagtgatattaccataattcaaattatatcaataatagtaaaaacataaatattaaaatacctaacaattaatgtcatatgtactaattcataaatcaatgtattttctcaaacttaaatttatatcacttatgaatatacatttcatacttttctcttattatcacaattccaatttcaattcgtaattcaatttattttctcgtttcaatgcctcaaattcacatttcaattttttcaccctattaacgtaactcggactttggcggatacacggatccaaccaaacacaccaatatggcacccagtgcctcatcggatagttcgaagtaatagttgacacccagtgtctcatcggcctagccgaagtaaagttggtacccagtacctcatcgaatctatccgaagaaatatagtgacacccagtgtctcatcgactcgaggtcgaagtatccctaaacacttccaatcctatggcatgccaactatatccgactcagcccgactagttaatagggtattcaattcactttctcaatcctatatcactttcaattcacaattcaaatcaccaaTCATTTTCAATCAATACGCTTTTCAAATAATTACATcttccataattcacttattcaattcaatttgattcaatttgcatcactttcattttcactcaatattcatatcaatttcacatacttacctcaagtcttacttaccatacataacaataaaaaaaattcagcaatcaataataattaaaattcgaattatagtaatacacaccgtaattctcccgttttagtactcgatgactttctcctttcctttcgatgctgatgcttcaggttctttgttggctacgaaaataataatttataatcatcaatacaacatgattcaatttaattcatgagcctaaacatgcaaatttaaccatttttaatgtatatatataatttcaccattaagctgtctacttgagtcattgttactaaattatttatatcttgagctacgaaactccaaattaatatccgtaaattttccttaaaacaagactcatatatcttctaatcataaaatttccagaatttttggtcttgccatttaatacagtttattcgttaaatacttccctgttatttcatttgacagttctgacctctctctactaaaactaaattatctcattgtacagaactcgaataaggttcttgtttatttattttgaaactagattcattaaggagttcacatatataaattacactccataataatttttttacaatttttaatgattttccaaagttaaaacagagcatctcgaaatcaccccgaaccagtattacaaaatttcaaatatctcttgattcatcaattaattgcttacactgtttctactataagaaactagactcaataatctttaattccatattttgttcatcctctagttcaatttataaaatttttagtgaattttcaaagtcagaccattgctacttcccaaaactgttttgatgaaaaatgttaataaccaaatttataacaccaattcacaccttattcctattcaaatttcatttaaactcaaatttaactattaaattttcaacatattttcttaattccgaattttcctcaatctagtccctaaaacacaaaacttatagcttactttgcaattcaatccttatatctattctaacttgaatttcgttcaattaaacccctatttcatcattttattcaacatgaactttgtttaaaacctaagaacttccaaagtaacaacttaatttcatcaaaaacttgttttaagacttctaaaatatcaaaattatgagaaaaggacttgattgagctTACCAATTAACTTCAAGCTTCATAAActtatttccccttttctttcttctttcctttctttctcccctgttcttctctgtttcgtttgctttcattctgtttcttttaacttatttgtttcttttatatataataatataatataatatacttaattattaaataaatatatatatatatttttttaatcaataaaatctttgatattttctacgttaaaccgcctcagctataagaaatagtttaatttcctcttaagtccttctaatttttctttaatctataattaaacttttactcttattcaatttaatcctttttactaattactctaaattaagctaaatttacttaattaaaacctaattaaacacactactagactcataaatatttttaataattattttcaaacttatttcactaagacggaggcccgataacacacttttctggtgcccacggattttggaTTGTTACAGTAACACCTTAATGAAATCAAAGTTGAGTGATCAAATTGGGAAAAATAATTGCCAAATTCTAAGATTAATATGGACAAAAAAGTTGAGAgaccaaattaaaagaatttctaaatttaaggattaaatattattttatccctATAAATTTCAATCAAAAGAGGTTCGGGCACTGAAGGTGCTGACCAGGGAGACAGGTGAGCAAATCTGAGCCAAGAAATACGTGGGGATAAGCCAACAAGGTGCCACTACTGGTGACCGTTGCCCGTTGATGGCTTGACAGTTAAAACTTGAAGCTGGAAAAGGGATCAGCTACACGCGGGTCCAGGGAAAGGAGATTCCATAATTGGTTGGCactcatttaaaatataatgttCTTTTGGAGTTTTTATCTcgtctaaatttatttaaagtttataatattttattcttatttatgTATGATGTAATTCATAGTAGATgtacaattaaatttattatattaaaatatatattaatttctttacatgattgtaattgaaatatatttatatgcatatgtgaaatataatttattaagaaatttaaaatttaagtatatatataaaaataaatatattgataaaCTCAAAACAAATCAACAAAAGACATGaagcaaaacttttttttttaggaGTCTGATATCGATTATGAAAGTTAAAAATGTATGTTTTTCTAttgtattaatataaaattttacaaatttttaaggaattaaagatgtgataattgaattttaaatttcaggagggactaaattatatttttatcattaaattaatttaaaattttgtacaatttaaaggattaaaggagtttttttcttcattttgggGGTTAGGGCCCTTATTATCGACTCCTCTAACTGTACACTTTTTAGTACTAGtattaatatcaaaataaaaatgacacGTTCATTGATACGACATTAACTAAATCGATTCAAATATCCTTAAATTACGtgagaaaatattttaaagacaTATTTTTACTTTACATTTCAACCAAAAAAAAGAGTAATAAAGCTTTTGATGATACTATTAtcatttaaatgtttatttttatagaGTTTATAGGCATTTGCTTTAATGAGATATGAACTCTACCTATTCAAAGATCTAATTATCctttaaatttaataaacatatGATAATATAATGCCTCTAATAATGAGTTACTTTTCTaaaatttacccatttttatgcctaacatgtttaaaaataaaaatctatttgaAGTTTTGGGTTATAATAATAGTTAGGAAGGCAAAAGTGATTTTAATGACT includes these proteins:
- the LOC107924915 gene encoding nuclear transcription factor Y subunit A-7, which encodes MTSSVHDLYDDNEIGEQQKHSEPHNQSSSPATGLSPSAITTPNIPYTTSQHAVAPATYPYPDPYYRSIFAPYDAQPYPLQPYGGQPMVHLQLMGIQQAGVPLPSGAVEEPVFVNAKQYHGILRRRQSRAKAESENKAIKSRKPYLHESRHLHALRRARGSGGRFLNSKKNESKQNDAASGDKSQSNINLNSNKSEVSSVEGTS